In a single window of the Methanobrevibacter oralis genome:
- the cofD gene encoding 2-phospho-L-lactate transferase, whose amino-acid sequence MITILSGGTGTPKLLQGIKEIIDPTELTIIVNTLENDYFSGVYVSADIDTVLYTMSNQINDELWHGIKGDTFITNEQLEKIGAPELLRIGDKDRATKIQKTELMKKYSLSESVDIQAKKMGISSKIIPMSNEDSEIKIVTDIGELEFHDFLIKHQCQPEVLDVKFSNVSPSEGIIETINNSKAVIIGPSNPITSILPILSLEGVRDALKKTYVIAVSPIIGEDSVSGPASKFMKALNIEVSPFGVASLYEDFLDNIVIDEKDIDKIKDLKQIVNKVTITNTIMDNFKAKKNLAEIILKEVL is encoded by the coding sequence ATGATTACAATATTATCTGGTGGAACTGGAACTCCAAAATTACTTCAAGGAATAAAAGAAATAATTGACCCTACTGAATTAACTATTATTGTAAATACTTTGGAAAATGATTATTTTTCAGGTGTTTATGTATCTGCTGATATTGATACAGTTTTATATACAATGTCTAATCAGATTAATGATGAGTTGTGGCATGGCATTAAGGGAGATACTTTCATTACTAATGAACAACTTGAAAAAATAGGAGCTCCTGAATTGCTTCGTATAGGAGATAAAGATAGAGCTACTAAAATACAAAAAACAGAGTTGATGAAGAAATATTCTTTAAGTGAATCTGTTGACATTCAGGCTAAAAAAATGGGTATTTCATCTAAAATCATACCCATGAGTAATGAAGACTCAGAAATTAAGATTGTTACAGATATTGGAGAATTAGAATTTCATGATTTTTTAATTAAACATCAATGTCAACCTGAAGTTTTAGATGTTAAATTCTCTAATGTATCCCCTTCAGAGGGGATTATTGAAACTATTAATAATTCAAAAGCAGTTATTATTGGTCCTTCCAATCCTATTACTTCAATATTACCGATTTTATCTCTTGAAGGTGTTCGTGATGCTTTAAAAAAGACTTATGTAATTGCAGTGTCTCCTATTATTGGTGAAGATTCTGTTAGTGGTCCAGCTAGTAAGTTTATGAAGGCATTGAATATTGAAGTTTCACCATTTGGTGTTGCATCATTATATGAAGATTTTTTAGATAATATTGTCATTGATGAAAAAGACATTGACAAAATTAAAGATTTAAAGCAAATAGTTAATAAGGTAACAATTACAAATACAATTATGGATAATTTTAAGGCTAAGAAAAATTTGGCTGAGATAATTTTAAAAGAAGTT
- a CDS encoding IMP cyclohydrolase, producing the protein MYVGRILSVGMTSERKAFVAYRVSSRSFPNRQCLKHEKRVAVVPIEGHERDIFENTYISYNSIIIEDDIAIVSNGSQTDVIADKIALGMNIKDALAYSLLTMDYEKDDYHTPRIAGVVKSAEIEEDYECYIGIVSDSKLLVEKVPYAKAAFISTYGNQVYDLVDFDGENPKEAAKFIFDRGTFANYEKPVTSCAAVFDGQWNIDIYNP; encoded by the coding sequence ATGTATGTTGGAAGAATTCTATCTGTTGGAATGACTAGTGAGAGAAAAGCTTTTGTTGCATATAGAGTTTCAAGTAGATCATTTCCAAATAGGCAATGTTTAAAACATGAAAAAAGAGTAGCTGTTGTTCCTATAGAAGGACATGAAAGAGATATCTTCGAAAATACCTATATTTCTTATAATAGTATTATTATTGAAGATGATATTGCTATTGTATCTAATGGTTCTCAAACAGATGTGATTGCTGATAAAATAGCTTTAGGAATGAATATTAAAGATGCACTTGCATATTCATTACTTACAATGGATTATGAAAAAGATGATTATCATACACCTAGAATTGCAGGCGTTGTGAAATCAGCAGAAATAGAAGAAGATTATGAATGTTATATAGGAATAGTTAGTGATTCTAAATTGTTAGTTGAAAAAGTACCATATGCTAAAGCAGCATTTATTTCTACATATGGAAATCAAGTTTATGATTTAGTGGACTTTGATGGTGAAAATCCAAAAGAAGCTGCTAAATTTATTTTTGATCGCGGAACTTTTGCTAATTATGAAAAACCAGTAACTTCATGCGCTGCTGTTTTTGATGGACAATGGAATATAGATATTTATAATCCTTAA
- a CDS encoding coenzyme F420-0:L-glutamate ligase — translation MTIELIGLENIPIVNKGDDISQMIKDAILKQECSIKHGDIILIAETLISKVEGNFIKIDEINPSKEAIEIALKSKKNPKLVEAIFGESNEIVEVGPDFIISETHHGFVCANAGIDESNADEGLATPMPKDSDKSAREIRRYLEEEFGEEIAVIITDTQGRAFRNGAVGVAIGCSGIKALWKRVGEKDLYGRKLETTEIATGDELAAAASLVMGQADEGLPVVIIRGFDSFDKLRDVDSSITSLIRPKEFDVFRK, via the coding sequence ATGACAATTGAATTAATTGGGTTAGAGAATATTCCAATTGTAAATAAGGGCGATGACATTTCACAAATGATTAAAGATGCTATTTTAAAACAAGAATGTTCAATTAAACATGGGGATATTATTTTAATTGCTGAAACTTTAATTTCAAAAGTAGAGGGAAATTTTATTAAAATAGATGAAATAAATCCTTCAAAGGAAGCTATTGAAATTGCACTAAAATCTAAAAAAAATCCAAAATTAGTCGAAGCTATTTTTGGAGAATCAAATGAAATTGTAGAAGTAGGCCCTGATTTTATTATAAGTGAAACTCATCATGGTTTTGTTTGCGCAAATGCAGGGATTGATGAATCTAATGCTGATGAAGGATTAGCTACTCCTATGCCTAAGGATTCTGATAAATCTGCAAGAGAAATTAGACGGTATTTAGAGGAAGAATTTGGGGAAGAAATAGCTGTTATTATCACAGATACTCAAGGAAGAGCATTTAGAAACGGGGCTGTTGGAGTTGCTATTGGTTGTTCTGGAATTAAAGCACTATGGAAGCGTGTTGGTGAAAAAGATTTATATGGTCGTAAACTTGAAACAACTGAAATTGCAACAGGTGATGAATTAGCAGCAGCTGCTTCTCTTGTAATGGGTCAAGCTGATGAAGGATTGCCGGTTGTTATTATTAGAGGTTTTGATAGTTTTGATAAATTGCGTGATGTTGATTCTAGTATAACTTCTTTAATTAGACCTAAAGAATTTGATGTGTTTAGAAAATAA